A stretch of Ranitomeya variabilis isolate aRanVar5 chromosome 3, aRanVar5.hap1, whole genome shotgun sequence DNA encodes these proteins:
- the LOC143818323 gene encoding uncharacterized protein LOC143818323 produces the protein METVYRLVEQQIQDQVHADPLPVQEDLLSVGQLVLVRIKKPQGKLRPKWETEVYRIIGHPYPDGPVYQVQGEDSGSLRTLHRNMLRPCRSQPDSSPVIPREMDITNTVGDTDTGDVEVEDIPTLARLTDASEPLASSTDLPTGAESGVTDRGERLAPVRRTARTNAGVPPGQSYRDQYVWPSSQPGPTTSTAIAALESVVDRDCQPSSGGACNELAGSDCSVIIDIESVTDTAPVWPEVVPMSNVITGKQTVFAKLPPAVSCDQEGEEEKAREVCLCRERSVCDLASSHICDIGDCLDDSPPLKADFQIVPSSHTAEHSAVTSPQILNPRTVSGSSVERPNIPPLPAVPQGLQFGPERWNFV, from the coding sequence atggaaactgtctaccggctggtggaacagcagatccaggaccaggtccacgctgatccacttccagtacaagaagacctactgagtgtgggtcaactagtcctagttcgtataaagaaaccacaaggaaaactccggcccaagtgggagaccgaagtctatcgaataattggacacccgtaccctgatggccccgtctatcaagtacaaggcgaagacagcggcagcctccgcaccctgcaccgtaacatgttgcgcccctgccgttctcagcctgactcctctcctgtgatacctagagagatggatatcactaatactgtgggagacaccgacaccggggatgtagaggtagaagacatacctaccctggctcgcctgactgacgcgtctgaaccccttgcctcctcgactgacttaccgactggggcagagagtggggtgactgatcggggagagagattagcacccgttaggcggacagctaggaccaacgcaggagtgcccccgggacaatcctacagagaccaatatgtgtggccctcttcacagccgggtcctacaacctccacagccatcgccgccctggagtcagtcgttgacagggactgccaaccttcaagtgggggggcgtgtaatgagctggccggctctgactgttctgtgatcattgacatagaatctgtgacagacactgcccccgtgtggccagaagttgtacctatgtcgaatgtgattacagggaaacaaactgtatttgcaaaactcccccctgctgtgtcatgtgatcaggaaggagaggaagaaaaagcccgggaagtctgtctgtgcagagagagatcagtgtgcgatctggcgtcctcccatatatgcgacataggagattgcctggatgattcccctcccttgaaagctgacttccagattgttcccagctcccacactgcagagcactcagcggtgacatctccacagatcctgaacccacgaactgtaagcgggtcctctgttgagaggccgaacattccacccctacctgccgtaccccaaggactacagtttggacctgagagatggaattttgtttaa